From Panicum hallii strain FIL2 chromosome 2, PHallii_v3.1, whole genome shotgun sequence, a single genomic window includes:
- the LOC112879856 gene encoding uncharacterized protein LOC112879856 isoform X1 has protein sequence MEMLSSEEEAARKAANEQHSRSKNEEDSLITKNEMRSEMRCMIQELMGLGLIGSKAVSGPSELKLELVPNDVKLEGSKNYLSWSRRVKMLLAGKGVEHYLEEDCVEPDDRLSSEWRIWHTTNSIIVTWLLSSMSPSVSKMVEAMRTAAHIWKTLSNMYSRKGNVMMMMEIQNKADAVKQAGRSVEQYASELQYLWGELDHYAPLHMECSRDAVAVHKWVEDRRVTHFLKNLDPEFESRRAAICHQESLPTMEEAISAMLNEESRLKVMGGNDPIKSAYSASDDRDCYNCGEKGHLSYNCPHPRGSGARGGGARGARGGARGGRGGYGGGRGTRGGGRGRGRGGPRANIAVAEETPSITLTGEQAKMWEQWQKSKESEKSASTPPDVTATTTVQHFGNFANYAHSGEGEEHWEEDWDWSQA, from the exons ATGGAGATGCTGAGTTCGGAAGAAGAGGCTGCAAGGAAGGCTGCAAATGAGCAGCATAGCCGCAGCAAGAACGAAGAGGATTCACTCATTACAAAAAATGAGATGAGAAGTGAGATGAGGTGTATGATTCAGGAGCTTATGGGGCTGGGTTTGATTGGGTCTAAGGCGGTGTCTGGACCGTCTGAGTTGAAGCTGGAGCTTGTGCCAAATGATGTGAAACTAGAAGGTAGCAAGAATTACCTGAGTTGGTCTAGGAGAGTGAAGATGCTTCTAGCTGGAAAGGGGGTGGAACACTACCTGGAGGAGGACTGTGTCGAGCCAGATGATAGACTTAGTTCAGAATGGAGAATTTGGCACACCACTAACTCAATTATAGTGACATGGTTACTGTCATCTATGTCCCCATCTGTGAGTAAGATGGTTGAAGCTATGCGTACTGCAGCACATATTTGGAAGACCTTGAGTAATATGTACTCAAGAAAAGGAAatgtgatgatgatgatggaaaTTCAAAATAAGGCAGATGCGGTGAAACAAGCAGGAAGATCTGTTGAGCAGTATGCTAGTGAACTTCAGTATTTATGGGGTGAGCTAGATCATTACGCTCCACTTCACATGGAGTGTTCCAGAGATGCTGTGGCTGTTCATAAATGGGTAGAGGATAGGAGAGTAACCCATTTCTTAAAGAATTTGGATCCTGAGTTTGAAAGTAGGAGGGCAGCCATCTGCCATCAAGAGAGCCTTCCTACTATGGAGGAGGCCATTTCGGCTATGCTTAATGAGGAAAGTAGACTTAAGGTGATGGGTGGTAATGATCCAATCAAATCGGCATACAGTGCTAGTGATGATAGAGATTGCTATAACTGTGGAGAGAAAGGACACTTGAGTTACAACTGTCCTCATCCGAGAGGGAGTGGTGCTCGTGGTGGTGGTGCCCGTGGAGCACGTGGGGGTGCTCGTGGTGGTCGTGGTGGTTATGGAGGAGGTCGTGGAACCCGTGGTGGAGGACGTGGTAGAGGTCGTGGTGGCCCTAGAGCCAATATAGCTGTTGCAGAAGAAACACCATCTATCACGCTAACTGGAGAACAAGCTAAGATGTGGGAACAGTGGCAGAAGAGCAAAGAGTCAGAGAAATCAGCTAGTACTCCACCTGATGTTACTGCAACCACTACCGTTCAACACTTCGGTAACTTCGCCAACTACGCCCACTCGGGCGAAG GAGAAGAGCACTGGGAGGAGGATTGGGACTGGAGTCAGGCGTAA
- the LOC112879856 gene encoding uncharacterized protein LOC112879856 isoform X2: MEMLSSEEEAARKAANEQHSRSKNEEDSLITKNEMRSEMRCMIQELMGLGLIGSKAVSGPSELKLELVPNDVKLEGSKNYLSWSRRVKMLLAGKGVEHYLEEDCVEPDDRLSSEWRIWHTTNSIIVTWLLSSMSPSVSKMVEAMRTAAHIWKTLSNMYSRKGNVMMMMEIQNKADAVKQAGRSVEQYASELQYLWGELDHYAPLHMECSRDAVAVHKWVEDRRVTHFLKNLDPEFESRRAAICHQESLPTMEEAISAMLNEESRLKVMGGNDPIKSAYSASDDRDCYNCGEKGHLSYNCPHPRGSGARGGGARGARGGARGGRGGYGGGRGTRGGGRGRGRGGPRANIAVAEETPSITLTGEQAKMWEQWQKSKESEKSASTPPDVTATTTVQHFGEEHWEEDWDWSQA, translated from the exons ATGGAGATGCTGAGTTCGGAAGAAGAGGCTGCAAGGAAGGCTGCAAATGAGCAGCATAGCCGCAGCAAGAACGAAGAGGATTCACTCATTACAAAAAATGAGATGAGAAGTGAGATGAGGTGTATGATTCAGGAGCTTATGGGGCTGGGTTTGATTGGGTCTAAGGCGGTGTCTGGACCGTCTGAGTTGAAGCTGGAGCTTGTGCCAAATGATGTGAAACTAGAAGGTAGCAAGAATTACCTGAGTTGGTCTAGGAGAGTGAAGATGCTTCTAGCTGGAAAGGGGGTGGAACACTACCTGGAGGAGGACTGTGTCGAGCCAGATGATAGACTTAGTTCAGAATGGAGAATTTGGCACACCACTAACTCAATTATAGTGACATGGTTACTGTCATCTATGTCCCCATCTGTGAGTAAGATGGTTGAAGCTATGCGTACTGCAGCACATATTTGGAAGACCTTGAGTAATATGTACTCAAGAAAAGGAAatgtgatgatgatgatggaaaTTCAAAATAAGGCAGATGCGGTGAAACAAGCAGGAAGATCTGTTGAGCAGTATGCTAGTGAACTTCAGTATTTATGGGGTGAGCTAGATCATTACGCTCCACTTCACATGGAGTGTTCCAGAGATGCTGTGGCTGTTCATAAATGGGTAGAGGATAGGAGAGTAACCCATTTCTTAAAGAATTTGGATCCTGAGTTTGAAAGTAGGAGGGCAGCCATCTGCCATCAAGAGAGCCTTCCTACTATGGAGGAGGCCATTTCGGCTATGCTTAATGAGGAAAGTAGACTTAAGGTGATGGGTGGTAATGATCCAATCAAATCGGCATACAGTGCTAGTGATGATAGAGATTGCTATAACTGTGGAGAGAAAGGACACTTGAGTTACAACTGTCCTCATCCGAGAGGGAGTGGTGCTCGTGGTGGTGGTGCCCGTGGAGCACGTGGGGGTGCTCGTGGTGGTCGTGGTGGTTATGGAGGAGGTCGTGGAACCCGTGGTGGAGGACGTGGTAGAGGTCGTGGTGGCCCTAGAGCCAATATAGCTGTTGCAGAAGAAACACCATCTATCACGCTAACTGGAGAACAAGCTAAGATGTGGGAACAGTGGCAGAAGAGCAAAGAGTCAGAGAAATCAGCTAGTACTCCACCTGATGTTACTGCAACCACTACCGTTCAACACTTCG GAGAAGAGCACTGGGAGGAGGATTGGGACTGGAGTCAGGCGTAA